The genomic window CGGTGGTCGGGTTGTGCCCACCCGTCCCGCCCTGCGGAACGCCTGCCCACAAACCAGGCGGCCACCTCACGGTTTGTGGGCACCCGTCCCGCTGGGGCGGGACGGGTGGGCACAAACCACCCACCGGCCCGCAGACGGGCAAAAACCCGCGGGTGCGACAACCACCCACCCGCCCGCGCCCGGGGGCGGCGCCGGGGCGGGGCCGTGCAGGGTCGGCCCCGCAGGAGACGGCGGCAGGCACCGGGCTCGCAACCTGGTGGAACCTGTACGCCGCCGCCTCCGAGGAGTCGAGCCCGGAGGGGCCCCGAACCGCACCACCCACCGGACACACCCCCAGCCCGTCCGGCGCTTGAGGACAAACACCCCGGGTGCCCACCCGACACCGGGCAACCCCACGCGTTCTACTTCTCCGTGACGCCCGCCGAGTCGAACGTCGCCACCTCGTGCATCGCGCGCGCCGCGCTCTGGACCACCGGGAGTGCCAGCAGCGCGCCGGTGCCCTCGCCGAGGCGGAGGTCGAGGTCGACCAAGGGGCGCAGGCCCAGCTTGTTGAGGGCGGCCACGTGACCCGGCTCCGCGCTGCGGTGGCCCGCGATGCAGGCGGCGAGGGCCTCGGGCGCGACCGCCCGGGCCACCAGCGCCGCCGCGCCCGCCGAGACGCCGTCCAGCACGACCGGCGTACGCAGTGACGCGGCGCCGAGGATGAAGCCGACCAGCGCCGCGTGCTCCAGGCCGCCCACCGCCGCGAGGACGCCGATCGGGTCGGCCGGGTCGGGCCGGTGGAGTTCCAGCGCGCGCCGGACGACGTCGACCTTGCGCGCGTGCATCTCGTCGTTGATCCCGGTGCCGCGCCCCGTCACCTCCACCGGGTCCACGCCGGTGTAGACGGAGATCAGCGCCGCCGACACCGTCGTGTTGGCGATGCCCATCTCCCCGGTGAGCAGCGCCTTGTTACCGGCGGCGACCAGATCGCGGGCGGTCTCGATGCCGACCTCGATCGCGGCCAGGACCTCCTCGCGGGTGAGCGCGGCGCCGGTGGTGAAGTCGGCGGTGCCGGGGCGGACCTTGCGCGGCAGGAGGCCCGGCGTGGCGGGGAGGTCGGACGCGACGCCGACGTCGATGACGCAGACCTCCGCGCCGACCTGGTTGGCGAAGGCGTTGCACACCGCTCCCCCGCCGAGGAAGTTCGCGACCATCTGGCCGGTCACCTCCTGGGGCCACGCCGTGACGCCCTGGGCGTGCACCCCGTGGTCGCCCGCGAAGATCGCGACGGCCGCGGGCTCCGGGATCGGCGGCGGGCACATCCTGGAGAGCCCGGCGAGCTGAGCGGAGATGATCTCCAGCATGCCGAGCGCGCCGGCGGGCTTGGTCATCCGCTTCTGCCGTTCCCACGCCTCGCCAAGCGCCTTGGCGTCCAGCGGGCGGATGTTGGCGACGGTCTCCTGGAGGAGGTCGTGCGGCTCCTCGCCGGGCAGGGCGCGGCGGCCGTACGTCTCCTCGTGGACGACCCAGGCCAGCGGGCGGCGCTTCGACCAGCCCGCCTGCATCAGCTCGGGCTCCTCGGGGAACTCGTCGACGTAACCGACGCACAGGTAGGCGACGACTTCCAGGTGCTCCGGCAGGCCGAGCGCGCGGACCATCTCGCGCTCGTCGAAGAAGCTGACCCAGCCCACCCCGAGTCCCTCGGCGCGCGCGGCGAGCCACAGGTTCTCGACCGCGAGCGCGGAGGAGTACGGGGCCATCTGCGGCTGGGTGTGCCGGCCGAGCGTGTGGCGTCCGCCGCGGGTCGGGTCGGCGGTGACCACGATGTTCACCGGAGTTTCGAGGATGGCCTCGATCTTCAGTTCCTTGAACTGCTTCGCACGGCCCTTGGGCAGCGACTTGGCGTACGCCTCGCGCTGACGCTGCGCCAGTTCGTGCATCGTGCGGCGCGTCTCCGCGGAGCGGATGACGACGAAGTCCCACGGCTGGGAGTGGCCGACGCTGGGCGCGGTGTGCGCTGCTTCGAGGACCCGGAGCAGCACCTCGTGCGGGATGGGGTCGGAGCGGAAGCCGTTGCGGATGTCGCGGCGCTCGCGCATCACGCGCAGGACGGCCTCGCGTTCGGCGTCGTCGTACCCCGGTGCCGCGGCGCTGCCGTTGTCGATGTCGGCTTCGGCTTCGGCTTCGGCGACCGCGGTGACCGGTTCAGCAACGGCCACCGGTTCTTCAACGGCTTCGGGCTCGGGCGCGACGTCGGTCCGGGGCTCGGGCACGGCCTCGGGCTCGGGCTCGGGCTCGGGTTCAATCACGGCCACGGCTTCGGGCTCGGGCTCGGGCTCCGGCTCGGGCTCGGGCTCGGGCTCGGGCTCGGGCTCGATGTCCACGAACGTCTGCGGCTCGGCAGGTTCGTCGAGCGGCTCGGGCTCGCCACCTGTGCTGACGGGCTCCTCCGCGGGCACGTCGTCGCCGCCGTCGTCACCCCGCGGCGCGGGTACGACGACGACGGCCTCGGGCTCCTCGGTGGCCACGGGCGCCGGCTCCTCGACGGCGGCCTCCGGCTCGGGCGCGGCGGCGGGCTCCTCCTCGGCCGGAATCATCACGGCGACCGGCGTCGGGGCGAGGTGCGGGGTGGTCGGCAGGGAGCCCTCCACGGGCACGAACTGCCCCACGGGAGCGGGCTCCACGGCCGCCGCGAGCGCCTCCACGGGCTCCGGAACGACCGTTTCTGCCGGCGCCGCGGCGACAGGCTCGATGGGCGCGGGCGACCACGGGGCCGCTCCCTGCGCCGGCACGTCGGCGACCTGCGGCACGGCGGGGGCCGCGGGCTCGTCACGCGGTACGTCGAGGTACTCGGGCCCGGTGGTCGGCGGGCTCGGGTAACGGACGGTCATGGGGTGCGGCGGCGTATCGGCCGGGCCCCGGTCGGAGAGCGAGCGTACGACGCCACCGGTGGCGTCGGGCACGGGCGGGCCCATGTGGAGCGGGCGGCGCGCCGGCGACGGGGTGGGAGCGGTGGCGGGCGGCGGGATGCGTACGCCGCCGAGGTCGAGGGAGCCGGAGTCCCGGCCGCCCGCCTCGTGCGCCCCGGCCTCGTGCACGAACGGTTCGGGCACGGCCTGCTGCGCGTTGACGTGATCCGCCACGACAGGCTCGGGCGCGGGCTCGTGGGCGACCGGCACCGGCACCGGCACCGGCATCACGGGCTCCGGCGCCAGAGGCTCCTGCGCCACCGGCTCCGGCGCCACCGCCGCGACGGGGGTCTCGGCGATCATGGGACCCTCCGGCGCCGACAGCACGGACGGCACCGCCGGAGCCGGCTCGGCCAGGAGCGGCTCGGCCAAGAGCGGCTCGGGCGCGGGCGCCACCGGCTGGGCGGCCACGTGCTGCACCGCGGCCTGGACCGCCGCCGCGGCAGCGCCCGGAGCCGCACCGTCCGGAGGCAGCTGCGCGACCGGAGCCATGGCCTGGGCCGTGGCATGCGCGTGGTAGTGCGCCGCGGCGGCGACCGGCGCGGAGTGCACGGCCTGCGCGACCGCGTGCGGTTCGCTCCACGCGCCCTGCGCGCCCGGCATCAGCAGCAGATCGTCCTCTTCGCCGACGGGCTCGGCTCCGCTCCCGGAGGGGTCCAGGAAGGTGTACGCGCCAGGAGCGGGGATGCCCGGCTGCTCCACCATGCCTGCGTTCTCCGGCAGCCCCTCGCCCGGGACCTGGCCGGTGTCAGTCATGCGTACCCCTCGCCCATCGGTTGTGCTCCTTCAGACCTTCGCCCGGGGCGCCCGATCGCGGCACACGCACGGCGCCCGTCTCACAACAAGAACGAGCGTGTGCGCCGCGCGGCACGAAGCCCACGGACACCAAGCATTGTCGTGGGCGTTCGCCTCCGCGGCAGCAGGTTCCGCCACGGTGCGCTGTGGACTGCGCCACGTCGCGCGTCCCCCGGTCGCGCCGTACCACAGGCGAACCCAAAACGGTCCCCTTTTCCGGATTTTGGCGAACGAATCGACGCCCCACCGGTTGCGGTACAACAGTCGGCCAGCTTACCGCGCCACCGTGCGGGGCCGGGTCAGGGGGCGTGGTCCCGCCGGTGCCCGGAGAGCAGGAAGACGACCGCGCGCTCGCGTTCGGCCCAGGCGTCGGCGGGGTCCAGCTCGACGGACTGGAGCAGTGAACAGGACACCGCGTAGCCGCCGTCGGCGAGGGCGGCGCCGATCGCCTCGGCCTCGTCGCGCGTGGAGGCGTGGGCGACGATGCGTTCCGGGCGCCGGTCGGCGCAGGCGGTGACGACGAGGGCGCCGCCGCCCCCGATGCGTACGACATCGGGCTCGGGCAGCCGCTCCAGCACATGCGGCGCACGGCCCTGAACGGTGTGGAGCTGGACCCCGTACCGGCGCGCGGCCGCGTCGGTGCGGATGCAGGCGGCCGGGTCGTCGTCGACGGCGATGACGGCGGCGCCGAACCGGGCGGCGTCGGCGGCGAACTCCCCGCTGCCGCAGCCGATGTCCCAGACGAGGTCGCCGAGGCGGGGCCCGGTTCGGGCGAGCTGTGCGGCACGCAGCTGGGCCGATTCGCCCTCGCCGACGGGGTGGCGGCCCTGCTCGGGGGTGAGCGCCCAGCCCCGTGCGGCCGGCGGGTAGCCGGGCTCGCGCGCGGCGACCCAGCCTCCGCCCGAGACGGAGGCGGCGCCGCCGATGACGATGACGACGTTCGGGTCGCGCCAGCTGTGGTCGGCGACCTTGTCGGAGGTCAGGACGGTGACCTGCTCGCGCTCGGTGCCGAGCTCCTCGCAGATGACGAAGGTGCGGTGGACGCCGTCGAGGAGCAGGGCGAGCTCGACGGGGCCGGCGCCGGGCGAGGTGAGGACGGCGACCTTGGTGTGGGCGCGGCAGACGTTGACGGCCCGCCGGAGGGTGCGCTGGTGGGCGACGACGACCTGGGCGTCGTCCCAGGGCATTCCGGCGCGGGCGAAGGCGGTGGCGACGGAGGAGACCGCGGGGACGACCTCGACCTCGAGTCCGTACTGGGGTGCGCGCAGGGTTCGTACGACCCCGAAGAAGCCGGGGTCTCCGTCGGCGAGGACGACGGGGCTGCCGCGGTGTCCGGCGATGCGGCGGGCGGCGAGGTCGACGCTGCCGAGGCGGATGCGCTCCGCGCCCGCGGGCACCTCGGGGAGCGCCAGGTGGTGGGCGGCGCCGGCGACGAGTGTGGCGGCGGAAAGGGCTGACCTGGCGGCCGCGGTCAGGGGGGAACCGTCCCAGCCGATCACCGTGACCCGGTCGGCCATCGTCGTCTGTCTCCTGGAGTTCGCTGGGGTCGCTGGTGTTGACGCAGGTCGTGAGCGTACCTGGTATCAGTTCCAGTCGGCGAAGGAGGAATATCCGGCATCGGCCATCTGGTCGGCGACGCCGTCGAGGTCCTCGGGGAGCAGGCTCCAGACGATCAGGTCGGTCCTGGTGTCCGCCCAGCCGTCGTCGGTGCGGATGCGCGCTATCCAGGCGTTGCGCAGGACGCCCTCGCTGATGGAGCCGATCTTCTGGGCGACCTGCTGGGACGCGGTGTTGTCGGCGGCTGTGCGGATCTCCAGCCGTTCGAACTTCTGGTCGCGGAAGAGCCACTGGGCGACGGCGAGCATGGATTCGGTGGCGTAGCCCTCGCCGCGGGCCCAGGGGGCGGTGATGTAGGCCGCCTCGGTGGCGAGGATCCGCCAGTCGGTGTTCTGCAGACGGGTGATGCCCACGAGCCGCTGGGTGAGGAACTCGGTGACGGCGAAGACGATGCCGCGGCCCTCGGTGCGCTCCGCGGGAGCGGTCCCGCGCACCCATGCCTCGGCGTCCTGCTCGGTGTAGGGGTGCGGGGCGGTGGTCCAGGCGGTGGTCAGCTCGTCGTTCATCATCTCGGCGAGCGCCGGGACGTCGGCGTCCTCGAAGGGGCGCAGCACCAACCGCTCCGTGCTGATGGAGATGGACGGAAAGGTGGTAGTCATGCGCAGCTCCATGCCGAGGACCGTCGTGCAACGTCGTCAAGTCGAGAAGTCGTGAGGGCCGTAAAGGCACAGCATGCAGCATCGGGTGGGAGATGTGCATGGCCGGGTCGCCAACCCCGGTGGATACGCGGAGGGCCCCGCCCACCACGAGGTGTGCGGGGCCCTCAGGACCGGGCCTCGGGGTGCCCTGACGTGCTTACGCGGCGGGGGCGCCGAAGGCCGGGACGACCGAGCCGTCGTAGGTGTCCTCGATGTACTTCTTCACCTCGGGCGAGTTGAGGAGCCTCGCGAGCTTCTCGACGCGCGGGTCCTTCTCGTTGCCCTGCCTGACGGCGAGGAAGTTGGCGTAGGGGTTGCCCTCCGCCTTCTCCAGCGCCAGGGAGTCCTCGGCGGGCTTGAGGTCGGCCTCGATGGCGTAGTTGCCGTTGATGACGGCGGCGTCGACGTCGTTCAGGGCGCGGGGCACGGTGGCGGCCTCCAGCTCCTTGAACTCCAGGCCCTTCCTGTCGGTGATGTCGGAGAGCTTGGCGTTGGTGCCGACGCCCGGCTTGATGGTGATGAGGCCGTTCGCGGCGAGCAGCTGGAGGGAGCGGCCCTCGTTGGTGGTGTCGTTGGGGACGGCGATGGTCTGGCCGGCCTTGATGTCCTTGAGGCTCTTGACCTTCTTGGAGTAGAGGCCGAGCGGCTCCAGGTGGACGTTGACGACCGGGACGATGGTCGTCTCGTTCTTCTTGTTGAAGTCGTCCAGGTACGGCTTGTGCTGGAAGAAGTTGGCGTCGACCTGGCCCTGCTGGGTGGCGGTGTTCGGCAGGACGTAGTCGGTGAACTCCTTGACCTCCAGCTTGAGGCCGGCCTTCTCCGCGAGGTTGTCCTTGACGAAGTTCAGGATGTCGGCGTGCGGCGTCGGGGACGCGGCGACGACGAGCGGCTTGGACTCGGCGGCCTTGTCGCCGGACGCGGCGCCCGCGCCCGGGTCGGAGGAGGTGCCGCAGGCGGTGAGGCCGAGGGCGAGTGCGGTGGTGGCGGCGAAGGCCGCGGTGACCTTGATGTTCTTACGCGAGTTACGCACGAAAAGTGCCTCTTTCTGGTGGTGCGGACTGCGCCCGGACAAGGAGTGCGGGCTTGGTTCGGCGTGATGCCGGGGGTGGTGGTCAGGCGGTGCGGCCGCGGCGCGACAGCAGCCGTACGATCCCGTCGCCGATCAGCTGGACAGCGGTGACGAGGGCGATCAGGATCACGACGGTGATGAGCATGAACTGGGTCTCGAAGCGCTGGAAGCCGTAGGTGACGGCCTTGGATCCGAGGCCCTCGCCGCCGACCGCGCCCGCCATTGCCGAGTAGCCGACGAGGACGATCACGGTGGTGGTGACGGCGGCGACGAGCGAGGGCAGGGCCTGCGGGAGCAGCACCTTGCGGATGATCGTCGGAATGGAGCCACCCATGGACTGGACCGCTTCGACCAGTCCGTGGTCGACCTCGCGGACCGCCGTCTCGACGAGCCGCGCGAAGAAGGGGATGGCGCCGACCGCGAGCGGCACGATCATGGCCGTGGGGCCGATGAAGGTGCCGACCACCGCGGTGGTGAACGGGATCAGGGCGATCAGCAGGATGATGAACGGCAGCGAGCGGCCGATGTTCACGATCACGCCGACGGCCTTGTTCACCGGGAGGTTCTGCAGCAGTCCGCCCTTGTCGGTGAGGACGAGCAGGATGCCGAGCGGGAGGCCGCCGACCACGGTGGCGACCGTGGACCACAGGACCATGTAGAGGGTGTCGAAGGTGCCCTGGGTGAGCAGCGGCTCCATTTCGGACCAGGTCACTTGGCGTTCTCCTTCACCGGTTCCGTGCGGGGGGCGGGGATGTCCTCGGACTCGGACGCCGGATCCCGGTCGTGCTCGACGACCTCGACCTGGAGGCCCTGTTCGCGCAGGAAGCCGACGGGCACGACGTTGTCGTCGTACCGGCCGGGCAGTTCGATGCGCATCCGCCCGATCTGCTTGCCGCCGACGGTGTCCATCGCCGCGCCGAGGATCGATATGTCGATGTTGTACGTGCGCGAGAGCTGGGAGATGACCGGCTGGGTGGCGGCCTCGCCGTGGAAGGTGACGTCGACGACCGTGCGGTCCTGGCCCGTGGCGTCCCCGGTCACCGGGAACAGCTCGTGGGCGAGCTCGGAGCCGGGGGTGGCGAGCAGCTCGCCGACCGTGCCGGACTCGACGATCCGGCCCTGCTTCATCAGGGCGGCGGAGTCGCAGACGGTCTTGACGACGTCCATCTCGTGGGTGATGAGGAGGACGGTCAGGCCGAGCTGGCGGTTGAGGTCGCGCAGCAGGTGAAGGATCGAGCGGGTGGTCTCGGGGTCGAGGGCGCTGGTGGCCTCGTCCGAGAGGAGTACCTTCGGGTTCCCGGCGAGCGCCCGGGCGATGCCCACGCGCTGCTTCTGGCCGCCGGAGAGCTGTCCGGGGTACGCCTTGGCCTTGTCGGCGAGGCCGACGAGGTCGAGGAGTTCGAGGGCGCGGCGGGAGCGCTCGGCGCGCGGGACGCCCAGGATCTCCAGGGGGAGCTCGACGTTGTCCTTGACGGTCCGCGAGGACAGCAGGTTGAAGTGCTGGAAGACCATGCCGATGCGGCTGCGCGCCTGGCGCAGTTCCCTGGAGGCCCGGTTGCCGCGTCCGGCGAGTGCAGTGAGGTCGACGCCGTCGACGGTCACGGTGCCGGAGGTGGGGCGCTCCAGCAGGTTGACGCAGCGGATGAGGGAGGACTTGCCGGCGCCGCTGCGGCCGATGACGCCGAAGACCTCGCCCTCGCGGACGTGCAGGTCGACGCCGTCCAGGGCGGTGACGTCGCGGCCTCGCGACTGGTAGACCTTGGTGAGGCCCGTAGTGGTGATCACAGGGTTTCCGTCACTGTCGAGTGCGCGGCGCGAGTTCCGCCGGCACGGGCGTGTCGTCTTGGAACGGTCGGGCTCGGGACGTCGGGCTCGGGACAGCGAGGCGCGGCACGGATGACCGTTGGGCAGCGTGCGCGCGGGCGAGCGAGGTCCGGCAGGTCTTCGGCGGACTCGGCTCGGCCGTCCCGGGGTCTCGCTTCGGGGCGCGAGACTCAGGCAGGGGCCCTCAGAAGGCGCACATTCGACACATACAGCGAGCACCGGGCGTCGTGTTCGCCTCGGTCGCAAGGGTGCGGCTGCTCGTCGTGGTCATGCGGCAAGTAAAGCAGACAGGCATACGAGCGGATCTCGGGTGTCCGCATAACGGACTGCCGGGGTCCGGATTACGGACGGCTCAGCCGGCCGCGGTGATCTCCACTCCCCTGGCCGTGGCCTGCGCGGACACGGCGGAGAGGTCGCCTACGACGACGTCCGCGTCGAGCTCGGCGGGGTCATGGGTTGTGGCCAAGGCCACGGTGGTCATCCCGGCGGCGCGGCCCGCGGCCAGCCCGGCGGGCGCGTCCTCGAAGACCACGCAGCGGGCCGGATCGACACCGAGCCTGCGGGCGGCGAGCAGGAACGGCTCGGGGTCGGGCTTGCCCCGGCTGACGTCGTCGGCGGCTATGAGGGTCTTGGGCCGGATGCCGACGGCCTCCAGCCGGGCCTCGCCGAGCCGCCGGGTGGCGGAGGTCACCACGGCCCACCGCTCGGCGGGCAGCGAGGCGAGCAGCCGGGCCGTCCCCGGCAGCAGCACGACACCGCCCGCCACGTCCTCGACCTCCAGCTGCTCGATGCGGGCCACCGCTTCCGCCACGACGCCGGCGGGCAGCAGATCCGCGGCGATCTCGGCGGCGGGGCGGCCGTGCAGCTCGACCCGGGCGAACTCCTCCGCCGTGATGCCGTACTCCCCCGCCCACCGCGTCCAGCAGCGGTGAACGGATTCGAGGGACGAGACGAGAGTCCCGTCGTTGTCGAACAGCAGGGCTTCGGCGTGGAGCGTCGTGAGGGCGGGCATGGCCCCGACCCTAACTTTCGCCCAGGGGGCCGAACGCATCGGGCCTTTCGGCCCGTAATACGCTCGACGGCATGCTCGACGCCCTCACGGTCGCGGTCTCCGCGGCCGCGCTCGCCCTCGCCGCCTGGTGCGGCTTCGCCGCGTACCGGGACCAGCCGACGAAGGACTGGCACTTCATCGGCATGGCGGTGGTGACGGTGCTGGCACTGGCGCAGCTGGTGACCGGGATCGTGCAGCTGGCGCGCGGCGAGAAGGCCGACGAGGGCTCGGTGATCTTCGTCTCGTATCTGCTCGGCGCGTTCGCCGCCGTGCCCGCGGCCGGGTTCCTCTCACTGACCGAGCGGACCCGCTGGGGTTCGGTGACGGTCGCGGCGGGCGCGGTGGTGCTCGCCGTGCTCGAAGTGCGGCTCTACGACATCTGGAAGGGCTGACGATGACCGGGACCGACTCCACGACGGGCGTCACCGGCGACGCACCGGCCACGCCCTCCGGGACCCGGCTGGTCCGGGGTCCCGGCCTGCTGGTGGTCTGGCTGTACGGCGTGATGTCGGTGGGCGCGGTCTCGCGCTCGGTCTACCAGATCGCCACCGAGTACGAGCGCGCCCCGCTCGCCTACTCGCTCTCGGCGATCGCCGCCGTGGTCTACGCGTTCATCACGTACACCCTCGTGCGCGGGGGTGAGAAGGCCCGCAGGGCGGCGCTGGTGTGCTGCGCCGCCGAGCTGGTGGGCGTGCTGACCGTGGGCACCTGGACGCTGGCGGATCCGTCCGCCTTCCCGGACGCCACGGTCTGGTCGGACTACGGGATGGGCTATCTCTTCATCCCCGTGCTGCTGCCGGTCACGGGCATGCTGTGGCTGCGCAAGGCCCGCCGGTAGGACCGGCGGGCCCGTACGGCAGCACGGTCAGGCGCTGGCGGCGTAGTCGCCCTGCGCCTGGGCGGCGTCCTTCTCCAGCGTGATGAGGGTCAGCCGCGGCCCGACCTCGCGGGTCGCGACGGGTGCGTAGCCGTGGCTGCGGTAGAGGCGCAGATTGCCCTCGCTGCGGTGGCCGGTGAAGAGCTGGAAGCGCTTGGCCGCGGGGTCGCCCGCGAAATGCGCCTCGATGGCGTCGAGGAGCCGTCCGCCGAGTCCGTGGCGCTGCATCCGCGGGTGGACGATGAGTTTGGCGATCCGCGCGGTGCCGGCCTGGTCGATCTCGCCGCGTACGGAGGCGATCACCTCGTCGCCGAGCCGCGCCACCAGGGCGTGGCCTCTGCCTAGTTCGGCCCGCAGGTCGTCGAGGGTCTGGGTGAGCGGCTCGATGCCGTAGTCGCCGTAGAGTTCGGCCTCTGTCTGGTAGCACAGGT from Streptomyces sp. FIT100 includes these protein-coding regions:
- the cobT gene encoding nicotinate-nucleotide--dimethylbenzimidazole phosphoribosyltransferase, producing the protein MTDTGQVPGEGLPENAGMVEQPGIPAPGAYTFLDPSGSGAEPVGEEDDLLLMPGAQGAWSEPHAVAQAVHSAPVAAAAHYHAHATAQAMAPVAQLPPDGAAPGAAAAAVQAAVQHVAAQPVAPAPEPLLAEPLLAEPAPAVPSVLSAPEGPMIAETPVAAVAPEPVAQEPLAPEPVMPVPVPVPVAHEPAPEPVVADHVNAQQAVPEPFVHEAGAHEAGGRDSGSLDLGGVRIPPPATAPTPSPARRPLHMGPPVPDATGGVVRSLSDRGPADTPPHPMTVRYPSPPTTGPEYLDVPRDEPAAPAVPQVADVPAQGAAPWSPAPIEPVAAAPAETVVPEPVEALAAAVEPAPVGQFVPVEGSLPTTPHLAPTPVAVMIPAEEEPAAAPEPEAAVEEPAPVATEEPEAVVVVPAPRGDDGGDDVPAEEPVSTGGEPEPLDEPAEPQTFVDIEPEPEPEPEPEPEPEPEPEAVAVIEPEPEPEPEAVPEPRTDVAPEPEAVEEPVAVAEPVTAVAEAEAEADIDNGSAAAPGYDDAEREAVLRVMRERRDIRNGFRSDPIPHEVLLRVLEAAHTAPSVGHSQPWDFVVIRSAETRRTMHELAQRQREAYAKSLPKGRAKQFKELKIEAILETPVNIVVTADPTRGGRHTLGRHTQPQMAPYSSALAVENLWLAARAEGLGVGWVSFFDEREMVRALGLPEHLEVVAYLCVGYVDEFPEEPELMQAGWSKRRPLAWVVHEETYGRRALPGEEPHDLLQETVANIRPLDAKALGEAWERQKRMTKPAGALGMLEIISAQLAGLSRMCPPPIPEPAAVAIFAGDHGVHAQGVTAWPQEVTGQMVANFLGGGAVCNAFANQVGAEVCVIDVGVASDLPATPGLLPRKVRPGTADFTTGAALTREEVLAAIEVGIETARDLVAAGNKALLTGEMGIANTTVSAALISVYTGVDPVEVTGRGTGINDEMHARKVDVVRRALELHRPDPADPIGVLAAVGGLEHAALVGFILGAASLRTPVVLDGVSAGAAALVARAVAPEALAACIAGHRSAEPGHVAALNKLGLRPLVDLDLRLGEGTGALLALPVVQSAARAMHEVATFDSAGVTEK
- the cbiE gene encoding precorrin-6y C5,15-methyltransferase (decarboxylating) subunit CbiE, which translates into the protein MADRVTVIGWDGSPLTAAARSALSAATLVAGAAHHLALPEVPAGAERIRLGSVDLAARRIAGHRGSPVVLADGDPGFFGVVRTLRAPQYGLEVEVVPAVSSVATAFARAGMPWDDAQVVVAHQRTLRRAVNVCRAHTKVAVLTSPGAGPVELALLLDGVHRTFVICEELGTEREQVTVLTSDKVADHSWRDPNVVIVIGGAASVSGGGWVAAREPGYPPAARGWALTPEQGRHPVGEGESAQLRAAQLARTGPRLGDLVWDIGCGSGEFAADAARFGAAVIAVDDDPAACIRTDAAARRYGVQLHTVQGRAPHVLERLPEPDVVRIGGGGALVVTACADRRPERIVAHASTRDEAEAIGAALADGGYAVSCSLLQSVELDPADAWAERERAVVFLLSGHRRDHAP
- a CDS encoding GNAT family N-acetyltransferase, which produces MELRMTTTFPSISISTERLVLRPFEDADVPALAEMMNDELTTAWTTAPHPYTEQDAEAWVRGTAPAERTEGRGIVFAVTEFLTQRLVGITRLQNTDWRILATEAAYITAPWARGEGYATESMLAVAQWLFRDQKFERLEIRTAADNTASQQVAQKIGSISEGVLRNAWIARIRTDDGWADTRTDLIVWSLLPEDLDGVADQMADAGYSSFADWN
- a CDS encoding MetQ/NlpA family ABC transporter substrate-binding protein, which codes for MRNSRKNIKVTAAFAATTALALGLTACGTSSDPGAGAASGDKAAESKPLVVAASPTPHADILNFVKDNLAEKAGLKLEVKEFTDYVLPNTATQQGQVDANFFQHKPYLDDFNKKNETTIVPVVNVHLEPLGLYSKKVKSLKDIKAGQTIAVPNDTTNEGRSLQLLAANGLITIKPGVGTNAKLSDITDRKGLEFKELEAATVPRALNDVDAAVINGNYAIEADLKPAEDSLALEKAEGNPYANFLAVRQGNEKDPRVEKLARLLNSPEVKKYIEDTYDGSVVPAFGAPAA
- a CDS encoding methionine ABC transporter permease, whose protein sequence is MTWSEMEPLLTQGTFDTLYMVLWSTVATVVGGLPLGILLVLTDKGGLLQNLPVNKAVGVIVNIGRSLPFIILLIALIPFTTAVVGTFIGPTAMIVPLAVGAIPFFARLVETAVREVDHGLVEAVQSMGGSIPTIIRKVLLPQALPSLVAAVTTTVIVLVGYSAMAGAVGGEGLGSKAVTYGFQRFETQFMLITVVILIALVTAVQLIGDGIVRLLSRRGRTA
- a CDS encoding methionine ABC transporter ATP-binding protein, which codes for MITTTGLTKVYQSRGRDVTALDGVDLHVREGEVFGVIGRSGAGKSSLIRCVNLLERPTSGTVTVDGVDLTALAGRGNRASRELRQARSRIGMVFQHFNLLSSRTVKDNVELPLEILGVPRAERSRRALELLDLVGLADKAKAYPGQLSGGQKQRVGIARALAGNPKVLLSDEATSALDPETTRSILHLLRDLNRQLGLTVLLITHEMDVVKTVCDSAALMKQGRIVESGTVGELLATPGSELAHELFPVTGDATGQDRTVVDVTFHGEAATQPVISQLSRTYNIDISILGAAMDTVGGKQIGRMRIELPGRYDDNVVPVGFLREQGLQVEVVEHDRDPASESEDIPAPRTEPVKENAK
- a CDS encoding HAD-IA family hydrolase, coding for MPALTTLHAEALLFDNDGTLVSSLESVHRCWTRWAGEYGITAEEFARVELHGRPAAEIAADLLPAGVVAEAVARIEQLEVEDVAGGVVLLPGTARLLASLPAERWAVVTSATRRLGEARLEAVGIRPKTLIAADDVSRGKPDPEPFLLAARRLGVDPARCVVFEDAPAGLAAGRAAGMTTVALATTHDPAELDADVVVGDLSAVSAQATARGVEITAAG
- a CDS encoding GNAT family N-acetyltransferase, translated to MGMSVTISAATAQDAEAILKLQYLCYQTEAELYGDYGIEPLTQTLDDLRAELGRGHALVARLGDEVIASVRGEIDQAGTARIAKLIVHPRMQRHGLGGRLLDAIEAHFAGDPAAKRFQLFTGHRSEGNLRLYRSHGYAPVATREVGPRLTLITLEKDAAQAQGDYAASA